Genomic DNA from Bacteroidota bacterium:
ACCTTAAGAAAATGGCCAAACTAAAAGGAGAATCTGATACACCTGAAAAGTATACAGCAACTACCGAAACCAAAAAAATACTAGGCTATACTTGTAAAAAATATACATCAACAATTGTGGTCGAAGGAAAAAAATATACAAATGCGATATGGGCTACTGAAGAAATAACCGCAAGTGCAGAACTAATGAATAATAATGCCGAAGGTTTAAAAGGGTTCCCGCTCGAATTGTTCACTTATAACAAAGGACTTAAAACACATATGGTTGCTACCAATATAAGCAAAGAAGCTCCCGCCGATGCCGATTTTGAGATCCCCAAAGGTTATGAAGTGAAAACCATAGACGAAGTAATGCAACAAATGCCTGGTGGTGGAGAGTAATTTATTGAACAGTTGACAGTGCCATTATGGCAACTATATATTGCGTAATATTCACCAACTTCAAACTTCAAACTCCCTTCGCCGCGGCGAACCAACTTCCAAACTTCCAAACTTCCAAACTTCAAACTCCAAACTCCAAACTCCAAACTTCAAACTCTC
This window encodes:
- a CDS encoding DUF4412 domain-containing protein, whose translation is MKKFILGTMVILATVFASNTFKPASIAPAALSEGSITFTTEVKADSGSEMEQQAQMMDGMEMKMKFKGKKFRMDINMAMFKTSIITPDGEEIITLVNGMGQKMAIKGSKKDLKKMAKLKGESDTPEKYTATTETKKILGYTCKKYTSTIVVEGKKYTNAIWATEEITASAELMNNNAEGLKGFPLELFTYNKGLKTHMVATNISKEAPADADFEIPKGYEVKTIDEVMQQMPGGGE